The Lepus europaeus isolate LE1 chromosome 5, mLepTim1.pri, whole genome shotgun sequence genome includes the window GGCCAGCCCGGCCTCTAGAACGGATCTCCTGTCCTTTTAGAGCTGGCCAAGTCATGTGTCCCAGGGCGCTGATGGCAGCTTCTGGCCAGACTCCCCAGAATTCCCTCAGGCCCTTCCTAAGGTAGCTGGAGTgaagtgcatttaaaaaaaaaaatcatttgttaattttggtgttatttgcaaggcagaattagagTGAGCAAGCCagtgagtgagcgagagagatatcttccatctgctggttcattttgctaaatgcctgcaacaagctggcgctgggccagactgaaacctgAGACCCAgaactccaccaggtctcccacatgggtggtggggtccCGAGTGCTCCAGCcatcctcccagggtgcacgttagcaggcagctggacttgaacccgggcatcctgatatggaatgcaggcatctctgGTGGCACCTTCATTGTGAGGCCAAATACCCAGTCCAGTGATGGTGCATTTTGACCTTGTATTTAAACTGTCAATCGAACCATGTCATTTCCCTTCCTGGACCCTGTCACACTTTCCTGTAACCTGTGAGATATAAAGCAGGTGCAGCCTTTTTGGGTTCCTGGCTGGCCGCGCCTGCCTCCCTCTTGCCTCCTTTTCCCTGCTGCTCTTCCCTTGCCCCAGCCCCTCTAGCGTCCTCCGTTCCGTGACCGGGCTGAGCATCTTGCCTTAGAATTTTCGCGCAGGCTGCAGGCTGCTTTCTCTGCTGGGaacactctttttttcttttttcttttttaaagagttatggagggggaggggagggggaggaggagggggagggggagagggagagggagagggagagggagagggagagggagagggagagggagagggagagggagagggagagggagagggaggttctccattcgctggttcattccccagttggctgcaacagctggagctgtgccaatctaaagccaggggccgggagcttcttctgggtctcccacatgggtgcaggggcccaaacacttggatcatcttctgctgccttcccaggccatagcagagagctggatcagaagtggagcagccaggatttgaaccagcacccatatgggatgccggcattgcaggcggtaactttacctgctacggcacagcaccggccctgggaacactctttccttccctcctggcCTGGCAGAGGCCTCCTGTGGGGTTCTTCACCCCAGCCCCATCCCGAATTCTCTAGCCTCCTGTACTCCTTCTCCAGAGCTCTTAGCCGTTGTAATACCCATTCAGTGCTCGGTCATGACTACCTGCCTGCCTTGCCAGCCTCGAGGCTCTGTGGGTCAGAGGATCTGCCTGCTCTGGTCACTACTTCACAGGTGTGCATTGGCACCTGTCCCAGAGCTTGCAGCCCAACAGATGCCCCAGAGACGGCCGTCAGAGCAGCGCTGAGGCTGTGCCCCATTGCGGTGCTGGGGGTACCACCTCGTGTGCCGCTCAGAAGCTCTGTGACTTTGGAGAAGTCCCCTCAAAGTTCTTTGAGCCTTTCCTTTCTCAGGAGACTATTATGAGGATTCAATGAGACTGTATATAAAGCTTTTTCAAggtgtatgtattttatttgaaaggcagtgtgacagaaagagagggagagtcagagagagaaagagatcttccatctgccggttcactccccaaatgactacaacaggcagagctgggccagcccagagctaggagcctggaactccatccgggtctcccaggtgggtagcaggatcattatccgctgcctcccaggtgtattagcagggagctgggttgggagcaCAGAGTAGCCGGGGCTCCGATTTCGGATGCGCCatcccaagtgatgacttaaccttctgcacataacacccaccccaagagaatgtatataaaattttaatgccGTGGCTGGTATATAGTAAGTCTTTAGTGGATGACAACACCTACTTAAATATTTAGAATCAAAGCTAAATCCCAGGTCCCCAGCTTCCTCCTGTCATCACATGTCACAGGGCAGGGAGCAGAACCACACTCACACCCAGGGGGTGGCAGAGTGGCTTCTGGGAAGCAAGCTGCAATGATGGCAGCAAGGCTGGCTCTGGAGTTGACCTTGGCGTCCCTCTCCACTGCGCATCGGCTGTGTCACCACAGGCAGGTGGCCCTCTGCACCTCATCTTGTCCTCCATAAAGCGTGGCCCGTGAGCATTTCATAGGTGAGCTCCAGGTGTTGTGTGTGCACAGCCAAGCCTAACGTCCCTTACTTCTCAGTTCGTCTTACTACAAACTCACGATGGCTAAACACGGCTCCCGTGTCTCCTACTGGGTTTCAAAACTGGCTCTCTCTGGACTTCCTTCCCTTCGTAATTCACAGAGCGTCAGAATTGAGTTTCAAAGTCCATGCTGGggccagccagcattgtggtgcagcgggttaggctACCACTgtgtcgctggcatcccatatgggatctccaggtctagtcctggctgctccatttctgacgcagctccctgctaatgtgcctgggaaggtggtctcaaatacttggaccccggccacccacatgggagaccctattgaagttccagactcctggcttcagcctggcccagtgctggttgcTCAACCACTTGGGGAGAGCCtgaggatcgatctctctctctccgtttctccctctgtcactctgcctttcaaataaataaatttttaaaaaatggggagaGGGGTGCATTCTGCCACCCATTTGCTATTTAAGTGTTCTTTTGCTTCTCCACAGGATGGCGCCAACACCCATCTGAATGGGCGATTTGTAACACCTGAATAAAATGCTGGATCTAAAGCAGGGGCTGGCAAGCTATGGACAGGTGGCCAAGCCCAGCCCGCCATCGGGTTGTGCGGAGTTCTGTGGGACAGGGGCGGCCGCTTGGCACggtggttaagcccctgcttggggtgcccacatcacacactggagtgcctggcttgagttccaTCTCCTCTGGTTCcaatccaacctcctgctaatgtgctctctggagggcagcaggtgatggctcaagtacttagatgccatgtgggagaactggatggagttccagattcctggctttgacctggcccagtcctgtgttgtaggcatttagtgggtgaaccagtgaatggaagatctctacctctctgcctttcaaataaaatgaaaataaatgaatacaaatgaaCGGTTTTGTGGAATGCCAccacactcattcatttatcTGTTGTCTAAGGCTGCCTTGGGGCCACAGTAACAGTTGAGTAGTTTCAACAGAGATACATGTCTGGCAAAGCCTAACGTGTTTACTCTAGCCCTTTATAGAGAGGGTTTGCCAGCACCTGCTGTTTCGATATACGTGcacattgtggaatggctaaatcaagctcACTAACGTGTGCATTTTCTCACAGACGTCACTTTTTTGTGTTGAGAATCTACAATCTCTTCTAGCACCTTTCCTTTCCCtatatatttgaaatgtggagagacaagggaggggaggagaggggaggggaggggagggaaggaaggggaggggagagatctcccatgccCTGGCTTAATCCCCCAAAGCCTGAAatagccaggaacaccatctgggtctccccgacGTTGGCAGGAGCCGGAGTCTCTGGGTACTTCTaggtgcattggtaggaagctgggtcggaagggaagtagctggggcttgaactggcactccggtgtgggatgtgggtgttgaaAGCCGCGGTTTAACCTACAGTGCTGTGGCCACAACTCTGCCCCACCCCAAGCAGCTTTTCACCTCAGTGCACTGTTGGTAGCTGCAGTCACCTGTCCTCACTAAGGCTCTTCAACTTACTCCTCCGAATTCAAACTTTGTGTCTTTTGACCAACGTCTCTCTGCCGCTCCCCGTCCCCTCCTAGCCCTGGCGACACCATTCTACCTGTCAActcctctgcctttgtctctgtcaGATGCCAGGCATGGGTGAGGCCGTGCACGTTGgcttgtgcctggcttatttcatttaacacaaCATCCTCCAGGTTCCTCCATGCTGCAGCAAATGGCAGGAATTCTGTCCGTTTCGAAGAGGGAATAGTAGTCCGTTGTGTATCCGTAGACCACGTCCATCCATTCGTCCACCCGTCCCTCCATCGGCCCTTAGCCTGTTCCGTTTCTTGGCTGCTGTGACACAGCCGCAGTGCTCGTGCCAGCTCAGATGTCTTGCgacacactgatttcatttcttttttaatttataccAGGATGAGGTTGCTGGGTCTTGTggagtcttatttttaaatttttgaggaacctccacacTGCTTTCCAAGTGATAGTCTCTAAACATTTAAATCTACCAGGAAAATGGAGCCTGTTGTCAGTCCATATCATTCCTCTTTCTTAAGCCACTGAGTCGTTTTCATGAATAGAAtcctttttatttgaatgacataTGAAGTAGAGAGACTTGCAAATCTGCCTATGTTTGCTGTAAATGGGATCCCGTCCACCCCAGGGTGGTGCAGTGTACCAGCCACACAACCGTGCGTGGCGGCCCCGCCTTTCACTCTGTGACCCCTAGGCATCGGGCCTGGTTTCCGTGTTATCTGTTGTCTTAAAGTGAGCCCCACCTGCGATGGACCTCCACCTGCGTAGCTTTGCTTTTGcccgtctttgtgttttcttggggTCCGTGGGCCAGCAGGCCCTGGTGCCTCTACACAACCACCTTTGGGGCCCCACAGGCAGAGATGGAGTTGGTCCAGCATATTGGTGTCCCCGCCAGTAAGATCATCTATGCCAACCCCTGTAAGCAAATTGCCCAGATCAAGTACGCTGCCAAACACGGGGTCCAGCTGCTGAGCTTTGACAACGAGATGGAGCTGGCCAAGGTGGCGAAGAGCCACCCCAGTACCAAGTAAGTGGAGGAGCTGCctagggtggggctgggctggtgggCATGGGAGGGGGTGTGGAGCTGCCGGGAGGTCAGGGCCCTGGCCAGAATAAAGACAGACGGAGGCCATAGAGGAGGTGGTCAGGAGAGCTTCATGGCAGAGGTGGCATTTGAAGCAGGTGTAGATAGTAAACTGTCTGAGCAAACACATGGCAGTGAGCAATGGCCCGGGGTGCTCTGGGGTAAGTGGATCTGTGGTGTGGCTGGGACCTGCCACGTGCATGGAGGGCAGGAGATGGTGAGCGACGTGGGTTCTAGGACAGTGGACTTTGGGATGGGTCTGGCCTAGATGTTTTCCTCCGGCCGTGGCTTTTCCTGGTTCCTCGACATCCTGGGATTCCACGGGAAGCCTGGCGGCCAGGTTCACCCGGAGCAGCTTCCATCATGGTTTTGGGCTTCTCCTTAAGACTTTGTTGAAAGCACAGGTTCATCTCATGCTCGAAAACTgcaaagccctggctgctctggagGCTGAATGGGAGGATGGAGCTCTAGGGAGAGGCGGTGAGGTCCTGGACAACACAGGCCTTGGAGGCGGCTTGGCTGTACTGGGAGTGGACGGGCCAGGCGCCCCACTGCGCTCGCTTGTCTCTGAGCCATGCTGGGGTCCACAGAGGGCGTgtctgggggcggggcttccccTGCAAGCGTGCACTGCGTGTCTCATCAGGTTGGTCCTGTGCGTTGCCACGGACGACTCCTACTCCACGAGCCACCTGAGCCTGAAGTTCGGAGCGGCGCTGAATTCCTGCAGACATCTGCTTGAAAATGCCAAGAGCCGCCACGTGGAGGTGGTGGGGGTGAGGTGCGCACCAGGAGCcgtcctctccccccaccctgcctccaccGGGCCGGGTCGCAGCCCCTCTGTCTCCCAAGGGGGAATCCCTTCGGTCTGAGATCTCCCCTGGGCCGCCCAGCGGGGCCTATCCCTGGGTCTGGGATTCTGGAGAAGGGCCTCCCTCTGGAATGGTTAGACATATCCCCTTCCCTAACTCCCAGtctccacaatgcctgtcccaggaGGTTCTCCCAGAAGCTCAGAGGCCGCAGCCTCGAGCCGTGGCTTTCCCTGCAGGGctaaggcagagcaacacagatgGCCCGGCACCTAGCGTTGTCCAGTCATCCCCGGAGGCCTCTGCCAGCTGCTCTGTGCACATCACCCTTAGCCTGTGgtccagcctccctcccctggcCTTGCAGATGGGAGGCTAGAAGGGCAGGCTGAGCACCTCCCCAAGGCCACACCACTGACCAGGAGGCATGTCCAGAGCTGGCTGACTCTGGGGCCCCAATCCTCATCCTGGAAGGGTCACCTCTTGGGGCCACGTGGAGGGCTTGGGAAGAGTGCCAAGTGCCAAGAGGCCTCGGGTCTAGCTTGCTCTCCATGCTTCACCTGCCACTAGGCCCTGGGCAACCCATTTAGCATTTTGGGCCCTCAGTTGgtgcatctgtgaaatgggtacagTGTGGTGGCACCGAGAGACCTGTGGGTAAGCCAaggctcctcctccttccccagttTCCACATCAGCAGTGGCTGTCCTGACCCTCGGGCCTATGCCCAGTCCATCGCAGATGCCCGGCTGGTATTTGAAATGGGTTCCGAGCTGGGTCACAGGATGCACATTCTTGACCTCGGCGGCGGCTTCCCTGGCATAGAGGGGGCCAAAGTGAGATTCGAAGAGGTAACCCTGGGTCTGGGGGTGTCTTGCTGGGctcttggtgggggtgggggcaggtagCCCTCGTGAGTGGTCTTGCGTGCCACGTGCTGTGCGCTTGGTGCTTTCACTGCGTTGTCTCGCTGCTTATTAACCTTGTGCTGCCGCTGAGCaaacaggctcagagagattGCTCACCTCCGGagtccacagcagagctggctgcACACTGGCTCTGTCTGACTCCAGCTCACGGGCTTAACGAGCCCACATCTGCGTAACTCACAAGGCTCTGTTCACCCTCAGGCAGGGGGTGAGAAATCaggtgggaaggcagggaaaggcCAAACCACCCTTGAGTCACAGCCTGGGTCATCTGCCCCCTTCCCATCTGTGAGATGAAGAAAAATGTGTCATAGCAATCCCTCCAACAACCACTAGGAGTCGCTGCTCCTCCAAAAGAGCCTGCGTCTGGACTATTCATCCACATCTGGCAATTGACCCTAAGGAGATAATTCCAGTTAGACGGGAAGACTCAGCCTGGAAGACAGCTTTGTCAATAACAGACCAATGGACATCCCCGGTGCACCTAACACTTGGGATTGCTTAAATTATGATCCATTCTTGGGATGAAAACATTTGCTTGCGTGGGGAGGTCATTCTCAAGTCTGCTGAGTAAAACAGATTATTAAAAACAGGTACACATTCCCATGATCTTTAtaactgtttatttgaaaggcagagttacagagaggcagaaggagagagagagagagagagagagagagagagagagagagagagagagtcttccatccgctggttcactccccagatggctgcaatggccagagctgggcaaatctgaaggcaggatccaggagcttcctccaggtctcccacgcaggtgcaggacctgggccatcttctactgctttcccaggctacagcagagagctggatcggaagtggagcagctggaactctaaccagtgctcaaatggaatgccggcactgcaggcagtggctttacccactatacgacagcgctggccccttatctttataatctttaaaagatgtatttacttggaaggcaaagtgatgggcaaagggagagaaagacacacagacagaaagagagagagagagggagagagagagacaatgtgagtcttccatctgcttgttgactccccaaataactgcaacagccagggctggggcaagctgaagccaggaaccaggaggtccattcaggtctcccatgtgggtgccagaagtccatgcacttgggccatcctctgctgctttcccaggtgcattagcagggagctggatctgaagtggagcaactgggtctccaactggtgctctCTCATAAGGGgtgccagcagcttaacccgctgtgccacaatgtcgacCCCTatgtttatacttttaaaaagtttttttttgcggggcctggtgttgtgatgcagtgggttaagcctctgcttgtggccccagcatcccattttggagcaccagtttgagtcctggctgctctgcctctgatccagctccctgctaatgcgcctgggaaagcagtggaagatggctcaactacctgggcccctgcacctacatgggacacccagatggagccccaggctcctggctttggcctggactaactcccagctgttgtggccatttggggagtgaaccagcaggtagaagatgcttctctatctttctccctctctctgcatcttctgcctatcaaataaatacataaataaatcttataaaaaagcgtttttgtgtgttcattgaaaaaagaattaaaggagcTAGTCCAGCAAGTTAGCAATGATTAGGTTCATCTTCAGGGCTAGGgagcatttttttctattaagggCCGTGTGGATATTTATAACCTCATGCGtgggccatgcaaaattatcagcttaaaaagtAACCTGCTCTGGAttgattgaatttcaagtcccaccttttAGGTACCTTGGCAGGGTCTCCAGCAGCCCCGCCCCTTCCTACATTCTGGCCAACCGCGAGTCACCCGCTGAGCCTTAGCAGCCCCGAACCCGGTGTCACGGAAGCTCTCACGGGAGCTGTAGCGAGTCTTGAGCAGAAAGCCCCCCTCCGAAACCCGTAACtgtgccccgcccccatcccaccAGATTGCTACTGTGATCAGCTCAGCCTTGGACCTGTACTTCCCAGAGGGCTGCGGTGTGGACGTCCTTGCCGAGCTGGGCCGCTACTATGTAACCTCGGCCTTCACTGTGGCTGTCAGCATCATCGCCAAGAAGGAGGTTCTCCTGGACCAGCCCGGCAGGGAGGGTAGGTGCCAGGTGGGCAGTGGAGCCCCCGGTCACCCTTGAAGCAGGGACGGTGGCTGGCTGAGCAGGGTCTGGTTTCTAGGTCCAGTGACGGGGGTTGGGAGGACGAGGAGAAGGGGTCCTTGCTCTATCGAAACTTGCAATCAACTTCCCCCATCCCCACGATGCATAGCTGGCGTCTTTTTTCCTAGGCATGTTCTTATGTTGAGACTGGGCTCCAAAGAGCCTTAGGGGGAGAATGGATGCTTTGTtgaccccattttacagatgagggaactgagaGCCAGAGGGAATGCAAGTGAATTGCTTAATAGCGAGTAAGTGGTAAGGCCTGCGTTTGACCCCACACCTGTCTCCTCTCCAAGGGCTTCTCAAGACATAATGAAAATGACTAATGGCAATATTACAGATGACGGATGTGGGCAGAGAGACTGGGTCACTGGGCCAAGGTCACAGGGCTGATCAAGGCAGTGCTggagttcaagttcaggctgGGCTGACGCAGAGCTGCTGGGCCAACACTGAGCACATCCATGCTCTTCTCTTGACCTTCCAGATGGATCCGTTCCCAGGGAGGGGAAAGGGACTCTGAGCTTGGGGCtttcccccctccccactgcAGGACCCTCAGGCAGGGGAGGCTGAGTGCTGTGTGTTCTTCCCCAGGGGGAATGCATGTGCTGGGTGGGGGGCTCAGGGAGGCCGTCCTGTGTGTGGGTGTAGGATGGTGTTCCCGCGGCTTCCTTTATAGAGCTAGAGCATTGTCTCTGGCCAGGACACCTGGCTCTCCTTCAGCACATCCCCTCCCTATTGTGTGCCTCTGTGCAAATGGCTAAACCCCTTGGGGTCTCAGATTCGGGGCGGGGCtactctttctgccttttctggGGCAGCTTGGGGCTCAGGTGCAGGCGGGGGACCGTGTCCCGGGCAGGGTTGCCCCGCTGCAGGGTGAGTGTTCCCAGCGTGGCTGTGAACCCTCCTAAGGCTGGGGGTCAGTGACAGGACAAGGCTGTGGTGGCTCCTGGAGCGAGACCCACCCGGTGGTTGAAGAAGGACCCGCCCTGTGGTTGCGCAGATCTGTCACCCTTGCTGAGGCCACAGTTGGGCCAGCTCCccacgcccagccccctcccatccAGCTTGTGCTGCCCCTGACCGCTGTCCCCCGCCCTCCACCCCGCAGAGGAAAATGGCTCTACCCCCAAGACCATCGTGTACCACCTTGCCGAGGGCGTGTACGGGATCTTCAACTCAGTCCTGTTTGACAGCGTCTGCCCAACCCCCATCTTACAGAAGGTGAGCTGCCCGCACGTGGGGCTGTCTTCAGTTGTGtgcctctgcgtgtgtgtgtgtgtgtgtgagccacACTGGTTGTGTTTTACTGATTTGTTAAAAGTACAACATACTCATTGTGGA containing:
- the AZIN2 gene encoding antizyme inhibitor 2, translated to MAGYLREADFVMVEEGFSTRDLLEELTLGASQATTDEVAAFFVADLGAVVRKHLCFLKCLPRVRPFYAVRCNSSPGVLKVLAELGLGFSCANKAEMELVQHIGVPASKIIYANPCKQIAQIKYAAKHGVQLLSFDNEMELAKVAKSHPSTKLVLCVATDDSYSTSHLSLKFGAALNSCRHLLENAKSRHVEVVGVSFHISSGCPDPRAYAQSIADARLVFEMGSELGHRMHILDLGGGFPGIEGAKVRFEEIATVISSALDLYFPEGCGVDVLAELGRYYVTSAFTVAVSIIAKKEVLLDQPGREEENGSTPKTIVYHLAEGVYGIFNSVLFDSVCPTPILQKKPSAEQPLYSSSLWGPAAEGCDCVAEGLWLPQLHVGDWLVFDNMGAYTIGTGSLLKGTQACRITYAMSRVAWEALRGQLLPADQEEDAEGVCKPLSCGWEITDTLCVGPVFTPASIM